A single window of Onychostoma macrolepis isolate SWU-2019 chromosome 16, ASM1243209v1, whole genome shotgun sequence DNA harbors:
- the LOC131522314 gene encoding uncharacterized protein LOC131522314 has product MEGAGRVRRVRIRGGRGRRGRGRGGEEVGGRGRGGEEVGGRGPGGEEARGLEEVRGRGQGGARRGRGGRGRGRGAEEARGLEEVRGRGQGAARRGRGGERGRVRRVRNRITDDIRATIVDHVINHGMTLREAGQWVQPNLSRYTVASIIRTFRNENRIARRPDVGGRGRMFTPEQETHIVNMVIANNAIRLREIQQRIIDNDTIFQNIHSVSISALSRVLARHRIRMKQIYRVPFERNTERVKQLRYDYVQRVMELEADAMGHELLFVDEAGFNLSKTRRRGRNIIGHRAIINVPGQRGGNITMCAAISQNGVVHHHATIGPYNTAHIIAFLDTLHDMLTVQRPEHTRYVIIWDNVSFHRAALVRNWFTDHPFFMALNLPPYSPFLNPIEEFFSAWRWKVYDRHPHQQVALLQAMEEACGDIDQASCQAWIRHSRRYFPRCLGLEDIACDVDEILWPDPERRHDVD; this is encoded by the exons ATGGAAGGAGCAGGAAGAGTGAGAAGAGTGAGAATCAGAGGAGGCCGAGGACGCCGAGGGAGAGGACGTGGAGGTGAAGAAGTTGGAGGAAGAGGACGTGGAGGTGAAGAAGTTGGAGGAAGAGGACCTGGAGGTGAAGAAGCGAGAGGGTTAGAGGAAGTTAGAGGAAGAGGACAAGGAGGAGCAAGAAGAGGACGAGGAGGCCGAGGAAGAGGACGTGGAGCTGAAGAAGCGAGAGGGTTAGAGGAAGTTAGAGGAAGAGGACAAGGAGCAGCAAGAAGAGGACGAGGAGGGGAAAGAGGAAGGGTAAGAAGAGTAAGAAATAGAATAACTGATGACATCAGAGCTACAATAGTGGACCATGTCATCAACCATGGGATGACCCTGAGGGAAGCTGGCCAATGGGTTCAGCCTAATTTGAGCCGCTACACTGTGGCAAGCATCATTAGGACATTTCGAAATGAGAATCG AATTGCTAGACGTCCAGATGTTGGGGGCAGAGGAAGAATGTTCACTCCAGAGCAAGAGACCCATATAGTGAACATGGTCATTGCCAATAATGCAATAAGACTGCGCGAAATACAGCAGCGCATAATTGATAATGACACCATCTTTCAAAATATACACAGTGTAAGCATTTCTGCACTAAGTCGTGTACTTGCACGCCACAGAATAAGAATGAAGCAAATTTACAGAGTTCCTTTCGAGAGAAACACAGAACGTGTAAAGCAACTGCGATATGACTATGTGCAG AGAGTGATGGAACTAGAAGCAGATGCCATGGGACATGAGCTACTTTTTGTAGATGAGGCCGGTTTTAACCTCAGTAAAACCAGGAGACGTGGCAGGAACATTATTGGACACCGTGCCATCATCAATGTCCCAGGACAACGTGGTGGTAACATAACCATGTGTGCAGCTATTAGCCAAAATGGTGTTGTTCACCATCATGCAACCATAGGCCCATACAACACTGCACACATTATTGCATTCCTGGACACCTTACATGACATGCTCACTGTTCAGAGACCAGAGCATACCCGATATGTCATCATATGGGACAATGTTAGTTTCCATAGGGCTGCTTTGGTCCGCAACTGGTTTACAGACCACCCATTCTTCATGGCACTCAACCTCCCTCCATACTCTCCATTCTTAAATCCCATCGAGGAGTTCTTCTCTGCCTGGCGCTGGAAAGTGTACGACCGTCATCCTCATCAACAGGTAGCCCTTTTACAGGCAATGGAGGAGGCATGTGGAGATATTGACCAGGCATCATGTCAGGCCTGGATACGGCATTCAAGGAGATATTTTCCCCGGTGCCTTGGACTGGAGGATATCGCATGCGATGTGGACGAAATTTTGTGGCCGGACCCAGAAAGACGACATGATgtagactga